A DNA window from Leptospira weilii contains the following coding sequences:
- a CDS encoding ATP-binding protein: MKELLQVREETNNALEECEDVFVETKNAKRVLKFCKDVIKRNQWAVVTGKAGAGKSEIRKELLRQLRKSKSNIVLEVPVFHSVQPRSAAIMKEIIRAINPDVHVPGSIESKYRLLRSVLTDALDSGYKVVIVFEESHNLSHNMMRELKLIHEIEAMGKTHLFAMVMFLQATPRFGEIFRTREIGKRVLVEEMNLPTSEEAIEIAEKRFNLSFKDDSAKSDFLDTTGEYPASIKHLAQSLWLLPDFNGVVTRTTLTTLKAQAFKEALLEHKISNRMIQRFIKREIKEDLSVGFINESLNHKRNGSKADAVRDLASKLLNDAREEARAV; this comes from the coding sequence ATGAAGGAGTTACTACAAGTGAGAGAAGAAACTAACAACGCACTGGAAGAATGCGAAGATGTATTCGTTGAGACTAAAAATGCAAAACGAGTATTGAAATTTTGTAAGGACGTGATTAAACGAAATCAGTGGGCAGTAGTCACAGGAAAAGCCGGTGCTGGCAAATCAGAAATCAGAAAGGAACTTTTGCGACAACTTAGAAAATCTAAATCTAATATTGTTCTTGAAGTTCCGGTATTTCATTCAGTGCAGCCTCGTTCCGCCGCAATTATGAAGGAAATTATTAGAGCAATAAACCCGGATGTTCACGTTCCTGGTTCGATCGAATCGAAATATAGACTGCTTCGAAGCGTATTGACTGACGCTCTCGATTCTGGTTACAAGGTCGTGATAGTTTTCGAAGAGAGTCATAACCTTTCTCATAATATGATGCGGGAGTTAAAGCTCATTCATGAAATCGAGGCAATGGGAAAAACGCATTTATTTGCTATGGTGATGTTTCTACAAGCTACACCTCGATTTGGGGAAATATTTAGAACTCGTGAAATCGGAAAACGAGTTCTTGTCGAGGAGATGAATCTTCCAACGTCGGAAGAAGCGATAGAAATAGCAGAAAAAAGATTCAATTTAAGTTTCAAAGACGATTCTGCGAAATCCGATTTTCTGGATACAACTGGAGAATATCCGGCTTCAATCAAACATCTTGCTCAATCTTTGTGGTTGTTGCCGGATTTCAACGGAGTGGTAACAAGAACAACATTAACAACTCTGAAAGCACAGGCGTTCAAAGAAGCCCTGTTAGAACACAAGATTTCTAATCGAATGATTCAACGCTTTATTAAACGAGAAATCAAAGAAGACCTTTCTGTTGGATTCATAAACGAATCGCTCAACCACAAACGAAACGGATCAAAAGCGGACGCTGTTCGCGATCTTGCCAGCAAATTATTAAACGACGCACGGGAAGAAGCAAGAGCCGTCTAA
- a CDS encoding host-nuclease inhibitor Gam family protein: MAKKTPKGKVELPDNLYKNRADLTQAVAELGETKRERDRIKSEVDDQISQLTTELQTELTPLDLKIQHIVSGIKLYVDTNKDELFPDPEYRTCKLPTGELKLRKVPASVKTRTSSKLFEKILSENGLLEKFNNLVSKLGGIYLRVKLELNKEKILAEPLRATQKIGVQLNEENERLYITPSEIDAEIEAVGDAA, encoded by the coding sequence GTGGCAAAGAAAACACCGAAAGGGAAAGTTGAACTGCCGGATAATCTCTATAAAAATCGCGCCGATCTCACCCAAGCTGTAGCAGAGCTTGGGGAGACCAAACGCGAGAGAGATCGTATCAAAAGCGAGGTAGACGACCAAATCAGCCAGCTTACGACAGAACTCCAAACTGAACTTACCCCGCTGGATTTAAAAATCCAGCACATTGTTTCTGGTATTAAGCTCTACGTTGACACGAACAAGGACGAACTATTCCCAGATCCGGAGTATCGGACTTGTAAACTGCCAACAGGAGAGTTGAAACTTCGAAAAGTCCCGGCTTCGGTGAAGACTCGTACGTCCTCGAAACTATTCGAAAAGATTCTCTCAGAAAACGGTCTTTTGGAAAAGTTCAATAATCTCGTTTCAAAATTGGGCGGAATCTATCTCCGCGTAAAATTGGAACTGAATAAAGAAAAAATCTTAGCAGAACCTCTGAGGGCAACGCAAAAGATCGGAGTCCAGTTAAACGAGGAAAACGAACGTTTATATATCACTCCGAGTGAAATTGACGCCGAAATCGAAGCCGTGGGAGATGCCGCTTAA
- a CDS encoding DNA-methyltransferase, which produces MTLTANTNKNTEPSIQLFNDDCFNIFPQIPDKSVNLVLCDLPYGTTDCSWDKVLPFKELWEQYNRMIVENGAVILTASQPFTTALINSNPKNFRYELIWYKTKASGFLNANKMPNKSHENILIFYKKLPVYNPQKYQIDPKFQRKGKSSKKNYSKLFNVRGPKSETYQYLDLGQRHPDSVLCFPSESGKGIHPTQKPTALMNFLISSYSNVGDTILDNCMGSGTTGVACIQTDRNFIGIEKEEEYFELAQRRIEIAKKIRRLKTLPSIFSEKEKTDE; this is translated from the coding sequence ATGACTCTTACCGCAAATACAAATAAAAATACAGAACCTTCGATTCAGCTTTTTAATGACGACTGTTTTAATATCTTTCCTCAGATTCCGGACAAATCAGTAAATTTGGTTCTTTGTGACTTACCCTACGGAACAACGGATTGTAGTTGGGATAAAGTTCTTCCTTTCAAAGAGCTTTGGGAACAATACAACCGGATGATCGTAGAAAATGGGGCGGTCATCCTTACAGCAAGTCAGCCTTTTACCACGGCTCTGATCAATAGTAACCCGAAAAATTTCAGATATGAACTCATTTGGTATAAAACGAAAGCGTCCGGATTTCTGAACGCGAACAAAATGCCGAATAAATCACATGAGAATATTCTGATTTTTTACAAAAAACTACCTGTCTATAACCCACAAAAATACCAAATCGATCCTAAATTTCAAAGAAAAGGAAAATCTTCTAAAAAGAATTATTCTAAGCTCTTTAACGTTCGAGGACCAAAATCAGAAACCTATCAATACCTCGATCTTGGTCAAAGACATCCAGATTCTGTTCTTTGTTTTCCTTCCGAATCCGGAAAAGGAATCCATCCTACGCAAAAACCTACTGCACTCATGAATTTTTTGATCAGTTCTTATTCCAATGTTGGAGACACGATCTTAGACAACTGCATGGGAAGCGGAACAACGGGAGTAGCCTGCATTCAAACGGATCGAAATTTCATAGGGATTGAAAAAGAAGAGGAATATTTCGAGTTAGCACAACGAAGAATAGAAATCGCTAAGAAAATTCGCAGACTCAAAACACTTCCTTCCATTTTTTCGGAAAAGGAGAAGACAGATGAATGA
- a CDS encoding DUF5131 family protein gives MNHTKIEWTDLTWNPTTGCTKISSGCKNCYAESLTKRFEKMWGKFSEIKLHPNRLDFPRTVKGKRIFVDSMSDLFHKDIPFDFIDQVHSVIGECPENIFQILTKRIERAKEYYDSRKNFTLENVWLGTSIESQNVVEDRLRHLIQIPTKVRFLSCEPLLEEVDVSIYLNAWGYIDCFPIDWVIVGGESGPGARPVQAEWIRSIRDQCNIARVQFFFKQWGGRNKKESGRELDGREWNEFPKGIVR, from the coding sequence ATGAATCATACAAAGATTGAATGGACTGATTTGACTTGGAACCCAACAACTGGTTGCACGAAAATATCAAGTGGCTGTAAAAATTGCTATGCTGAATCTCTTACAAAACGTTTTGAAAAAATGTGGGGAAAGTTTTCGGAAATAAAATTGCATCCGAACCGGTTGGATTTTCCACGTACGGTAAAAGGAAAACGAATATTCGTAGATTCGATGTCTGATCTCTTTCATAAAGACATTCCGTTCGATTTTATCGATCAAGTTCATTCGGTCATTGGGGAATGTCCTGAAAATATATTTCAAATCCTTACCAAAAGAATCGAGAGAGCGAAAGAATACTATGATTCCAGGAAAAATTTCACATTAGAAAACGTTTGGCTTGGAACTTCGATAGAAAGTCAAAACGTAGTTGAAGATAGGCTTCGTCATCTTATACAGATTCCGACTAAAGTTCGATTTCTTTCCTGCGAACCATTACTCGAAGAAGTTGATGTTTCAATTTATTTGAACGCTTGGGGTTATATCGATTGTTTCCCAATAGATTGGGTTATTGTAGGCGGTGAATCCGGTCCGGGAGCGCGACCGGTTCAAGCGGAATGGATTCGTTCGATTCGCGATCAGTGCAATATCGCGAGAGTTCAATTTTTCTTTAAACAATGGGGTGGAAGAAATAAGAAAGAATCCGGACGAGAGTTAGACGGAAGAGAATGGAATGAATTCCCGAAGGGGATAGTAAGATGA
- a CDS encoding phage protein GemA/Gp16 family protein, which yields MSSLFQIWTLKSKADISEENFRNLVESISGERSTKNLSKVHLEKIVTAIYKLHPELKKKNVADRRTPIKYSSVPKNNSKFKSIITPDQNELIKNLVTALNLSGNYENLSTNSLPVKMFKKSLNELSRHEAQSVTEALKGMLIRSNQELFDKFLKDMTRSESVLRIMRLILVKGTGV from the coding sequence ATGAGTAGTCTTTTCCAAATTTGGACTTTAAAATCTAAAGCCGATATTTCAGAAGAGAATTTCCGTAATCTTGTAGAATCCATTTCCGGAGAAAGATCAACAAAAAATCTTTCTAAAGTTCACTTAGAAAAAATCGTGACCGCAATTTACAAATTACATCCTGAATTGAAAAAGAAAAATGTCGCTGATCGCCGCACTCCAATTAAATATTCGTCCGTTCCGAAAAACAATTCTAAATTCAAATCAATAATAACACCAGATCAAAACGAGTTGATTAAAAATCTTGTAACAGCTCTCAATTTATCAGGAAATTATGAGAATCTTTCGACAAATTCTCTTCCAGTTAAAATGTTTAAGAAATCGTTAAACGAACTTTCCAGACATGAAGCTCAGTCTGTAACTGAAGCACTCAAGGGAATGTTGATTCGCTCGAATCAAGAACTGTTTGATAAATTCCTGAAAGATATGACGCGCTCTGAAAGCGTTCTCCGGATAATGCGTTTGATTTTGGTTAAAGGAACGGGTGTTTAG
- a CDS encoding PhoX family protein, with amino-acid sequence MNLSRSQFLRYLGKGASALAIAKSGILSASAKSKEFIRSKSNERFQPISPSEQDSLILSPGYRYNTIALYGDRINPQGDTFGFNSDFNCFFPFGGKKDTGLLWNNHETLGVLEYYVNGYDSQKQGPNERTDKQIEQYLYALGGSVIRIAKKNGDWTLSPDSSYGRRINGLTEFRLTGPAAGSAAVGNTNKVFGTFANCAGGVTFWNTVLSCEENVEWIIEPCKLPHETHYGWVIEVDPFDPKSVPVKHTALGRFAHENAAVVLSSSGKIVVYMGDDARDECVYKFVSKDSYDPFLGVENSSLLEAGILYAADFDNGIWIPLDLESNETLRNSKKENGDRHFETQADVLVHCRSAARICGATPMDRPEDIEIHPLDGTVFIAMTNNDRHGNLFGQILRIREKSGDHAGLEFDFEVFVAGGTGSGFAAPDNLAFDKKGNLWIVTDISGKNLNRSVYKKFGNNGLFVIRTQGPDVGRAFQFASSPIGAEFTGLWFTPDQKELFLSVQHPGETTKDYRNPTSRWPHGGNSIPRPGVVAIYLK; translated from the coding sequence ATGAATCTGTCCAGATCTCAATTCTTGCGGTATTTAGGAAAGGGTGCGTCCGCGTTGGCGATTGCAAAATCCGGAATTCTTTCGGCTTCCGCGAAGTCGAAAGAATTCATTCGTTCCAAATCGAATGAGCGGTTTCAACCGATCTCTCCGAGTGAACAAGATTCTTTGATCTTATCTCCCGGTTATCGATACAACACAATCGCTCTTTACGGAGATCGGATAAATCCTCAAGGGGATACGTTCGGTTTTAATTCCGACTTCAATTGTTTTTTCCCCTTTGGGGGTAAGAAGGATACGGGACTTCTCTGGAACAATCACGAGACTCTCGGAGTTTTGGAATACTACGTGAACGGGTACGACAGTCAGAAGCAAGGACCCAACGAGAGAACGGACAAGCAGATCGAACAATATTTGTACGCGTTGGGCGGTTCTGTAATTCGAATCGCGAAAAAGAACGGGGACTGGACTCTTTCTCCCGATTCCTCTTACGGAAGAAGAATCAATGGACTTACAGAATTTCGTCTAACGGGTCCCGCCGCCGGAAGTGCCGCGGTGGGAAATACGAACAAGGTTTTCGGTACGTTTGCGAACTGTGCGGGAGGGGTTACTTTTTGGAATACCGTTCTTTCGTGCGAAGAAAATGTGGAATGGATCATAGAACCCTGCAAACTTCCGCACGAAACCCATTACGGCTGGGTGATCGAGGTGGATCCGTTCGATCCCAAATCCGTTCCGGTCAAACATACCGCTTTGGGACGATTTGCCCACGAGAACGCTGCGGTTGTTTTGTCTTCCTCCGGCAAAATCGTGGTTTATATGGGAGACGACGCTCGCGACGAATGTGTCTATAAGTTCGTATCCAAGGATTCTTACGATCCGTTTCTGGGAGTGGAAAATTCCTCCCTACTCGAAGCGGGAATTTTATATGCGGCGGACTTCGATAATGGAATTTGGATTCCTCTTGATTTGGAGTCGAACGAAACATTAAGAAATTCTAAAAAAGAAAACGGTGATAGACATTTTGAAACCCAAGCGGACGTTCTCGTCCATTGTAGAAGCGCCGCTAGAATTTGCGGTGCGACTCCGATGGATCGTCCCGAAGACATAGAAATCCATCCGTTGGACGGCACTGTTTTTATCGCGATGACCAACAATGACAGACACGGAAATTTATTCGGACAAATTCTCCGCATCCGGGAAAAATCCGGGGACCACGCGGGACTGGAATTCGATTTTGAAGTGTTTGTTGCGGGAGGAACTGGTTCGGGATTTGCCGCTCCCGACAATTTGGCGTTTGATAAAAAAGGGAATCTCTGGATCGTGACCGATATTTCCGGTAAGAACTTAAACAGATCCGTATATAAGAAATTTGGAAACAACGGATTGTTTGTGATTCGGACCCAAGGCCCGGATGTAGGTAGGGCGTTTCAATTCGCTTCTTCTCCCATCGGAGCGGAATTTACAGGACTCTGGTTCACTCCGGATCAAAAGGAGCTATTCCTCTCCGTCCAACATCCGGGAGAAACCACGAAGGACTATCGTAATCCCACGAGCCGTTGGCCTCACGGAGGGAACTCCATACCAAGGCCCGGAGTAGTTGCAATTTATTTAAAGTGA